The DNA region AGGTGGCTGTGCGCCTCTCCCAGCAGTCCCCTATGTTGGGACAGTGCGCCTCCTCGCACACCGTGTGCAGCCCCAAACCCCTCATCAACCCCTTGAGCTCCTGGTAGTTGGGGCCACTGGGTATCCTGGCCTTGATCCAACTGGGCTTGGGCAGCTCATAGGCAGGCCTGCCATCGCTCATGTGCTCTACGTCTGGCTTCATGCTAGGCCACCCTCACCAGGGCTAGCTGCGCCTCCAGCCAGCGGACCTCCGCCTCGAGGCCCTCCCTCAGGGACACCCTGGGCTCGTAGCCCAGCACCCTGTTGGCCAGGGCGATGTCCGCGGCGGTGTGGCGCACATCACCGTGTTGGGGAGCTGTGTACTCGACCAGCAGCTCCCTGCCGAGGATCTCCTGCAGGATCGCCAGCACCTGCCTGACGGTCACCCTGCTGCCGCCACCGACGTTGACCGCTATCCCCGCAGCCTCGCACAGGCCAGCGGCGATGTTGGCCTCGACCACGTCGGAGATGAAGGTGAAATCCCTCGTCTGGTGGCCGTCGCCGTACACCTGGATTGGCCTGCCGTGCAGCGCCGAGGCGATGAATTTATGGAAGGCCATGTCGGGGCGCTGGCCAGGGCCATAGACGGTGAAGTACCTCAGGGCTATGGTGGGCACGCCGTAGTTCTTCCAATAGAGGTAGGTCAGCTGTTCCGCCGCGAGCTTCGTGACTCCGTAGGGAGACACCGGCCTGGGGACCATATCCTCGTGCGTGGGGTAGGACTCGGCGTCGCCGTACACGGACGACGATGAGGCGTAGACGAACTTCCTGATGGGCAGAGCCTTCAGCAGCTCCAGCAGCCGCTGGGTAGCCAACACGTTGTTCCTGAGGTAAGATTCAAACTGCGCGCCCCAGCTGGCGCGCACCCCGGCCTGGGCCGCCTGATGGTAGACTATCTCAACATCTGCAAGCAGAGGCAGGAGGTTCGCTGTGACCAGGTCGAGCTCGTGGAACTCGAATCGGGGATCGGCCAACATATCAGCTATGTTGGATGCCTTGATATGGCGAGGGTAGTAGTTGGTGAAGTTGTCCACCCCCACCACGTGGTGTCCCTCGGCGAGCAGCCTGCGGGCGAGGTGGGAACCCACGAAACCGGCACAACCTGTAACGAGCACGCGCAAAGCTCTATCCTCCAACAATTTGCTGATAACATTCTCGCAACGGGCAGTGTTTATGATGTGTGTGGAAGGTTGAGAAAGCCTATAGGAGATCCACGAATGGTCAACTCTTACAAAACAGGATCGCAAGGAGTATCATTTAGGCTATGGAAATGAGCAAGGAATTGAGACATCTCAGAGAGCTGGTTCTGGGCAAGACGCCCTCGGAGAACGCCCGCACGCTCATGGCGGCGCTGTCGCTTGCGGGATGCGCTTTCATGTGGAGGGATAACCTCAAGCTCCGGCGGGAAGTGCAGGCCCTCAGGGAGTCGGAGCACATCCTGGAGCACCAGGCGCTGCACGATCCCCTGACGGACCTGCCCAACAGGGCCATGTTCATGGACAGCCTCAACAGGGCGCTCTCCCACGGGCGCAGGCACGGCCACCCGGTCGGTATCCTCTTCCTGGACCTCAACGGCTTCAAGCAGGTCAACGACATGTACGGGCACGAGACCGGCGACCAGGTACTGAGGGTGGCCGCGGAGAGGCTGAGGCTGTCGGTGCGCCCGGAGGACATGGTCTCCAGGTACGGTGGCGATGAGTTCGCCATCCTGCTCAGCGACATCACGAGCGAGGAGCAGCTGGCGGAGATCGCCCAGAGGCTGGTGCGCAGGCTCAGCGCTCCCATCAGGCTGCACGACCGGGACGTAGCGCTCAGCGCAAGCATAGGCTACGCGCTGGGCTCGCCCGCGGAGGTGTCAGCAGAGGAGCTCGTCCGCAGGGCCGACCTGCACATGTACCGCGAGAAGGTGCAGGACAGGGACCACACGCTGCAGAACGGCGTCTGGGCGGTGGGCGACTAGGGCAGACCAACCAGCAGAGAGCACCACGAGCACGACAGGGAGGCACACCCCAAAGCCTCCCTGTCGGCGTGTCTTGCACCTGGATGCGCTAGCTTGCAAGCTAGCAATATAGCAACTCACGGCCGAGCGCCCGCGCGTTGGCTGGGAAGCGCCGCCCACATGGGAGCCTAGGCCGTGAACTCCACCTTCACCCTCCTGCCCAGCAGCATCGCGAGCACCGTCTCCACGGCCATCACATGCTCGGGCTTGATCTGCGTTCGGTGCCACGGCTCGGCCAACAGGACGCAGATCCTATCCCCCTCCGCCGAGAGGATCCGTGCCCTCGAGAACAGCATGTTGCAGGTAGGCCTGCCGAGGTGCTGCGCCAGCAGGTCCGTCACCCTGGCCCAGAGGGCCGCGTACTGGTCAGCTTCGCCGGCAGGAGCCTCTCCCGTGATGCCCGCCTCCCCACTGGAGGCGTCCGCGGGGGCAGATCGCCGGTAGCCGGAGGGCGGGCCCCAAGACTGTCTGATGGCCTTCACCAGCACGGCCGCGGGATCCTTGGGGCGCCTGTGGGGCAGCATCTCTATCTGTTGGGAGATGTGCTCGGCATCGAACTCCTCCACGAGCTCCTGAGCGGTGGACGGGGACACCCCGTATTTAATGAGCTCGGATATGAGCTTTAATTCCTCTGCTGTCTTTTGTTTAACTGTTTCTTGTGCTGTTTGTTGTGGGTATGCCTGAGCATACCCGTTTGGCTCCTCCTGGCATACTCCCCTATCCTGCTCTGGCAGACCCTGGGGTGCACCCTTTTGAACTCCGGGGTACGGTGGAGCATCCTGGGGAGTATGTTCTTCCATACTCCGGGGTATGCTGGAGTACACCCCGGAGTGGGAGTAGTCCTGCCGCAGGTTCAGGCTGTACACGGTGGGCTTGGAGCCTGTGAGGGGGTCGCGCTGCTGCTGGGCTATTATCAGGTTCTTCTCTCGCAGGGAGCGCAATGCCTCCAGCACGGTGGCCCTCTTGAGCCCTGTGCCCAGGTCCAGCCGCCTGCCGTCGCGCGTGACTATGCCGTTGCAGAGCTGCTCGATGCTGATGGCATCGGCCTCCTTCTTGAAGCCGAAGGTGCGCCTGATTATGTACAGCAACACCTTGAGCTCCGCCCCCGTCAGGTAGGGCATGATCCAATCGAACACCGCGTCGGGCGTCTGGGTATAGGTGGGCGCGGTTATCCCCTCGAACCTGGACCAATCTATCTCGGGCAGGCCGTTGTTGTCTTGTCTTTTTGGCATTGGACCCCCTTCGTGCGCTCCTGCAGCTTACTCTACTTCAACTTAGATGTTACCATCGGGCGCCTGCCTGCCCGGGCTGCTGGTGCGGGGTTAACTTATTAATAGTTAGGGTGCGCTGAGCACCACCTGCCTCGCAAGCCCTGACGGCATCTGGACGAAAGTCGCCCTGCCCACAGTTACACACCCGATCACCTCGACTTGTGCACGTCATAACCCCGATACATGCACAATATAACCCCGACAACAGGTTATTACTAATAATTACCGGGTGGGCGATGCCCTTTATGTCGTGTGGTTTCATGTGAAACTCAGCCCTCCATCGCTAGGGCCAGAAGGGCCCTGGCTACCTCCGGCAGGTCCTCTGCGCGCCCTGCATCCTGCAGGCCGAGGGTCGCGGCCAGCCAGCAACCGTGGGCGGCTCGCAGGGCCAGCCTGGCTGCCGGCGGGAGCGCGCCCGCCGACGTCAACCGCTCCTCCCATCGTCGTAGCCATTCGGTCACCAGCCCCAGTAGCTGGGGGGCGTTGGCCGCCGCGGCCAACATCGGGGTAGTGTGCTCCCGGCGCTGCGGGGTAGAGGCCTCGAACAGCGCGTCCATGTAAGCCAGCAGCAGCTCTCTGCGTGTAGGCTGCTGGCCCGCCCTGGAGGTCACCTCTCTATCCAGCTCCTCAAGCATCTCCTCCAGCATGGCTTGTATCAGGGATTCTTTTGTGGGGAAGTGGTACAGCAAGCTGCCCTTGCTCACCCCTGCCTGCTGGACCACGGCGTCCAGTGTGAGCTTGTGGGCACCTTCCAGGAGCACGAACTCCCTGGCGGCTGCCAGTATCCTGTGGCGGGTCTGCTCAGATCGCGTGCCTCTCATGCCTCAAATATAGTCCAATCAGACTGTTTATGCAATCCTTCGGAGTCTATTTATAGTCCGAGTGGACTATTTGGGTCATTTACAGTCTGGCTGGACTATATTTGAGGGCTGTGTCTGGATTGCTTGCGGATCCGGTCCCGGGCTGGTAGCCTTAATCGGTACATGCTGGAGTAATTAATGGTGATGCTGCAAGGTGAAGATAGAGGGTCGGATAAGTAGAAGGCAAGCTATAAAGGTGATGCTAGCGGGGGCGGTCGGCCTTGGGCTTGCCGCCTGCGGGGGCGGAGGCCAGAAGGATTTCTCCTCCCGCTTTGCCGCCTACCAGCCGGCGAACGAGCCCAACGGCGATCTCTCCAAGGTGGTGTGGCCCGACTTCGTGCTCGCGGCGGGGCCCGAGGTCCGCAAGCTGTACGAGTTCCAGGTACAGCACGGGGAGATCATGCGCTACATGCCCTGCTTCTGTGGCTGCGGTCAGTCGGATGGCCACAGGAACAACCGCGACTGCTACATCCAGGCGGTCAATCCCGACGGCACCGTGGTGTTCGACAGCATGGCTCCCACCTGAGGGGTGTGCCTCGAGGTCACGCGTGACGTGATGCAGATGCTTGATCAGGGGATGACCCCCAGGCAGATACGCCTGGCGATAGACAACAAGTTCGCCTCCCAGATCGACCTAGCTACTCCAACCCCCTACCCTCCCCAGTAGGGTGTTGGGGTCTTCCATGTGGTTGATAGGCTGCGGGTCATCCTCGGTGGCCGATGGCTGATCCTCGCCTTTCCCGAGGTATCTTCTGCCCTGCTCGCACGTGCAGGGGATGTCCCCGCCTATGAGGCCGCGATCGCGGCACAGCTCGCACCGGTACACGTAGCTCCACCTCCCTCTGTTCCCTGCCACCACTATAGGGGTATGAGGTGGAGAAGTGTACTCCCCGAAGGTGTAGTTTTCGTCACGGCTGGGAGATCGCAACCTGCACGGTCTCCGAGGCGTCCCAGTAGGCGTCTTCCGGCGAGTTGAAGGTCCGTGAGGCGGAATCGGCCATGAGCCCCTGCTCCAGGGGGTTGCCCTCAGCGTCCACCTCCACCACGCTCCAGGTGTAGATGGTGTGGTCCCGTGGGCCACGCCTGCGAACGGTGAGCTCGAACCTGCGCCTGCACCAGAAGGCTTGCACGGAGATGGCCGAGATCGCGTTGGGCTCCCTGAGGGGTCGCAGGGAGGCTATCACCCACTCAGCTAGCTTTATGTTCAGCTGGTCGCTGCACTCCACCCTGGGCTACCTCCTCCCTCTCGACCGGCTGTGTGAAGAGGTGTCTGTCGGGGGATGTCAGGCACCGGCCGGTCGCCAGGTCGAACTGCCAGCCGTGGAGCCTGCAGGTGAGGATGCCGTCGTGGACCTCGCCGAACCTGGTGAGATCGGCCTTCAGGTGGGGACAACGACGCTGCACGAGGTAGCCCTCGCACTCCCACAGCTGCTGGTCCTGGGTCTGCTCAGCGTACCAGCCCTCGGCGTACTGCAACCTCTCTTGGCTGAGGCATTTGAAGAAGTTGTAGACGTACTCGTTGTACGGGCCCTTGCGCTCGGCCTCGAACCTGCAGGAGAGGAACAGCTCGTTGACCCAGTCCTCGTAGTGCTGGCGCACGCACTCTTCCAGCAGGGCCCGATCGAACGCCATGCGGTACTCCCACTCCTCTCCCTGCCACCTGTAGACCTTCCGGTGCTGGAAGTCCAGCACGATGCCCTCGTCGCCGCAGTCGAGCAGCACGCGGCCGTTGACGCCCACGCAGGTCATGTCGGCCTGCTCGAGCAGCGGCTCAAACCACTCCCGCAGCGCCGCCACGAGGTCCACCTCTCCCCTCCTCCAGGAGGACTTGATGGCGTCGATCCTGGGCTGCTGCCGGGCCTTGTACGCCTCCAGGTACAACCGCTT from Thermobaculum terrenum ATCC BAA-798 includes:
- a CDS encoding NAD-dependent epimerase/dehydratase family protein — protein: MRVLVTGCAGFVGSHLARRLLAEGHHVVGVDNFTNYYPRHIKASNIADMLADPRFEFHELDLVTANLLPLLADVEIVYHQAAQAGVRASWGAQFESYLRNNVLATQRLLELLKALPIRKFVYASSSSVYGDAESYPTHEDMVPRPVSPYGVTKLAAEQLTYLYWKNYGVPTIALRYFTVYGPGQRPDMAFHKFIASALHGRPIQVYGDGHQTRDFTFISDVVEANIAAGLCEAAGIAVNVGGGSRVTVRQVLAILQEILGRELLVEYTAPQHGDVRHTAADIALANRVLGYEPRVSLREGLEAEVRWLEAQLALVRVA
- a CDS encoding GGDEF domain-containing protein — protein: MEMSKELRHLRELVLGKTPSENARTLMAALSLAGCAFMWRDNLKLRREVQALRESEHILEHQALHDPLTDLPNRAMFMDSLNRALSHGRRHGHPVGILFLDLNGFKQVNDMYGHETGDQVLRVAAERLRLSVRPEDMVSRYGGDEFAILLSDITSEEQLAEIAQRLVRRLSAPIRLHDRDVALSASIGYALGSPAEVSAEELVRRADLHMYREKVQDRDHTLQNGVWAVGD
- a CDS encoding replication protein encodes the protein MPKRQDNNGLPEIDWSRFEGITAPTYTQTPDAVFDWIMPYLTGAELKVLLYIIRRTFGFKKEADAISIEQLCNGIVTRDGRRLDLGTGLKRATVLEALRSLREKNLIIAQQQRDPLTGSKPTVYSLNLRQDYSHSGVYSSIPRSMEEHTPQDAPPYPGVQKGAPQGLPEQDRGVCQEEPNGYAQAYPQQTAQETVKQKTAEELKLISELIKYGVSPSTAQELVEEFDAEHISQQIEMLPHRRPKDPAAVLVKAIRQSWGPPSGYRRSAPADASSGEAGITGEAPAGEADQYAALWARVTDLLAQHLGRPTCNMLFSRARILSAEGDRICVLLAEPWHRTQIKPEHVMAVETVLAMLLGRRVKVEFTA
- a CDS encoding TetR/AcrR family transcriptional regulator — encoded protein: MRGTRSEQTRHRILAAAREFVLLEGAHKLTLDAVVQQAGVSKGSLLYHFPTKESLIQAMLEEMLEELDREVTSRAGQQPTRRELLLAYMDALFEASTPQRREHTTPMLAAAANAPQLLGLVTEWLRRWEERLTSAGALPPAARLALRAAHGCWLAATLGLQDAGRAEDLPEVARALLALAMEG
- a CDS encoding PCYCGC motif-containing (lipo)protein, with product MLAGAVGLGLAACGGGGQKDFSSRFAAYQPANEPNGDLSKVVWPDFVLAAGPEVRKLYEFQVQHGEIMRYMPCFCGCGQSDGHRNNRDCYIQAVNPDGTVVFDSMAPTUGVCLEVTRDVMQMLDQGMTPRQIRLAIDNKFASQIDLATPTPYPPQ